CTATTAGAGACAGAAAACCGGAGAACTAACAAAATCCTATCGCTACTAGTTCAACCAATGAGCCAATGAGCTTATGATTCAATCTTCAAAAAGACTGCGCTAATTTCCAACCTGAAACTAATTACTTTAGTCTATATTGCTAAGAGAAAAGACAATACTCTGGGAAACTTGTTCACGCCTCAATCTTCCATCCACGCTCAGACAGATCTTGAATCACACGCTTTGCAGCTTCTGCATTGTCGTTAAGAGGAGTGTAACTCCACTTCTCAACCATCTTGAAACATATATGAACAATCCAACGTAGAAGTTAACGTCAGAAttcacaataacaaaaaaaaaaaaaaagaagaagaagagcagttATTAGAATTACATTTTCTTTGCCGGTTAAAGGTCTAACAGCTCCTCTTTCACGAAGGGTCTTCTGGAACTCAGAGAATTTCCATGTACACCATTCAGCACCCACAACATACACTGGCTTCCTGCGTCGAGGATGAAGTTTCAGTATCATCTAAAGAAtgataaaaaggaaaaaggtAGTCGTTCTCTTGAACATACCCGGTAGTACATGCCTCGCTCAACATACTTATAGAGTCAGCAGTTATGATAAAAGCATCGGCTAAAGCTAGATGCCCCAGATGCGGATTAGGCTCTGAgaaattgaagaagaagataaagcaTCAAACTTTGACACTGCTTTGACACTGATAAGTTGTTAATAACAACAAATCTTCACCTTTTCCATCCCAAATGTAGACTTTCGGGTTAGAAATCAATTCTCTAATTATGATCTCTTTGACCTGAAGAAAGATTGAGAAAACATGATGACCATATCCACTCCACATGAATGTGATATTCTCTAGAGAGAGTTCTACTTACCTTCTTCGGTGTTCTTCTTGAGAAAGATATTCTTAGGCTTCCACAGCTCCAGAGGATACTCTGAAGCATACCACACAACTGCTTAGCAAGATCAACACCATACAAACAGTTCCCTACACAAAATCAACAAAGGTTTAAATTAATCACAGTTATAATGACAACTCAAGTTCAGGCAATGCGTGTGATTACTTGTAGATCCTCCGATATTAACTACAACCAAAGGTTTTGACAGCGAGGCAAACTCTTCCTTCCATTCCAAAGCAGCCTTTCTCAGAGTAGATGAGTCAACGCTGTGAAGAGCTCCAGTAGTGAGAAACTGGATACCATAAATTCAAGCTTGTTAACAACTGGTTGTCATCAAAACGCCTTTTAGTGAACATCGAAAATGACACGTACCACATTTCTACCTGGAGGTTCACGTGGAGTCACCCATGGTCTGAGAAAGAAAGGGATTTGCCTCTTCCCTTCAGGTGTTAAAGAGAAGTAATCATGACGAGGTGTGATTACTAGATCAAATCTCTCGAGACGCGACCTTGGATGTTGCACCTGAATGCACAATGGACAACTAACTCAGCTTGCTAATCCAATCACATCACAAAGACAAAGTTAAAACAAGAATCACATGGGAAAATCTGCTAAAAACCAtcataaaaattgttttttttttaaaggaagaGACTTAACCTGAACAACAAAGACATAATCCATAGCTAGTCGTCTTATGGAGCTTGCGACAGAAATAGTATCACGACCAGATGCCACCACTAACAAAGGGCCAGTCCTGTCAacagaagaaaataagaaacatgaaaacaaatctTTAAGTAGACACACAATCACATAGCTGATTCAAGATCAGAGCAGATTAAACTGTAATTCTAAGAACAAAACCAAATGAGCTAATATACTTGTCAAACGTACGACGAGCCATTGCAGCAATCTGCTTCGCATCAGCCACCTCAAACACA
This genomic stretch from Brassica napus cultivar Da-Ae chromosome C9, Da-Ae, whole genome shotgun sequence harbors:
- the LOC106388609 gene encoding mitochondrial fission protein ELM1-like is translated as MRPTQPPELAVTGRSENPQGGLSGVVKRAIVIGNGCAGAENQCIGLIRSLGLYDRHLYYSVARPRGGINRWLHWLPISLYKKLGHFISCICSGLSIKANESGSRRSGIKDVFEVADAKQIAAMARRTFDKTGPLLVVASGRDTISVASSIRRLAMDYVFVVQVQHPRSRLERFDLVITPRHDYFSLTPEGKRQIPFFLRPWVTPREPPGRNVFLTTGALHSVDSSTLRKAALEWKEEFASLSKPLVVVNIGGSTRNCLYGVDLAKQLCGMLQSILWSCGSLRISFSRRTPKKVKEIIIRELISNPKVYIWDGKEPNPHLGHLALADAFIITADSISMLSEACTTGKPVYVVGAEWCTWKFSEFQKTLRERGAVRPLTGKENMVEKWSYTPLNDNAEAAKRVIQDLSERGWKIEA